The Corynebacterium freiburgense region ACTTCGTGCGAAGCGTCTCCGCCGCATTGCCAAGGAATCGGATTGACTGGAAGAGCGCTTCACCGATAACGGGTTCCATTACATTGAGTTGCAGCTGTCCTGCTTCAGCTGCCATGGTAACCGTGAGGTCATTGCCAAAGACTTTAAAGCAGACTTGGTTTACCACTTCCGGAATCACCGGGTTTACCTTCGCCGGCATAATAGACGAACCTGCAGCTCGTGGTGGCAAATTGATTTCATTAAAGCCAGCGCGAGGCCCTGAGGAAAGCAAGCGGAGGTCATTACAAATCTTAGAAAGTTTCATTGCAGCCCGTTTAACTGCTGCATGTGCGAGTACATAGGCACCAGTATCGGATGTTGCTTCAATAAGGTCGCGCGCAGATTTAATTTGCAGACCGGTGACTTCTGATAGCGTCGCAGTGACTTGATGGCGGTATCCTGCTGGTGTATTTACACCAGTACCAATGGCTGTGGCACCAAGGTTGATTTCCAAGAGGCGATCAGCGGACATACGCAAAATGGCTTGTTCTTCGGCCAAATTATGCGCAAATGCTTGGAATTCTTCTCCAAGCGTCATTGGAACTGCGTCTTGTAGTTGGGTGCGTCCCATTTTGAGGATATCTACAAATTCTGTTCCTTTAAGATGGAATGCTTTTTGTAGAGCATCAATGCGTTCAATAAGAACTTGCATTGCGGCATAGACACCCAAACGGAATCCGGTGGGATATGCATCATTGGTTGACTGGCTCATATTCACATCGTCGTTAGGATTAATGATGTCATATGAGCCTTTTGGCTTGCCAAGGTATTCCAGTGCCAGGTTTGCAATCACTTCATTGGTATTCATATTGAGGCTGGTGCCAGCACCACCCTGGAATACATCGAGCGGGAACTGGTCCATACAGCGCCCGTGCTCAAGAATTTGATCACATGCCCATACAATTGCTTCACATTTTTCGCTTGGAAGGGTGTGCAATCTACGGTTTGCTAGCGCACAAGCCTTCTTTACTTGCACCATACCGCGAATAAATTCGGGAATTTGATTAATAGTGGTACGCGAAATTTGATAGTTATCGATTGCCCGCAAAGTATGCACGCCGTAATAAGCGTCATTTGGGACTTTCATTTCGCCAAGGAGATCAACTTCAATTCGATAGCCTTCGGTGCTATCAGACTTTTTTGCATTTTTTGCTTTTGGTTTCTCAACTGCTGGAGTATCGGCCTTCACTGCATC contains the following coding sequences:
- the aspA gene encoding aspartate ammonia-lyase, producing MNKKKIQTAAEETKPEKEKTDAVKADTPAVEKPKAKNAKKSDSTEGYRIEVDLLGEMKVPNDAYYGVHTLRAIDNYQISRTTINQIPEFIRGMVQVKKACALANRRLHTLPSEKCEAIVWACDQILEHGRCMDQFPLDVFQGGAGTSLNMNTNEVIANLALEYLGKPKGSYDIINPNDDVNMSQSTNDAYPTGFRLGVYAAMQVLIERIDALQKAFHLKGTEFVDILKMGRTQLQDAVPMTLGEEFQAFAHNLAEEQAILRMSADRLLEINLGATAIGTGVNTPAGYRHQVTATLSEVTGLQIKSARDLIEATSDTGAYVLAHAAVKRAAMKLSKICNDLRLLSSGPRAGFNEINLPPRAAGSSIMPAKVNPVIPEVVNQVCFKVFGNDLTVTMAAEAGQLQLNVMEPVIGEALFQSIRFLGNAAETLRTKCVQDITANEDVCRAYVENSIGIVTYLNPFIGHHNGDLIGKEAAATGKSVRELVLEKGLMDKKTLDQVLSKENLMHPVFRGKLYLDN